GTGCACGGACAGGGTGGCGTTGTAGGGCTCGACCACCGTGTCGGACACCTTGGGCGAGGGCATGACGCTGAAGGTGTTCATGATGCGGTCTGGGTACTCCTCCCGGATCTTGCTGATGAGCAGGGTGCCCATGCCGGACCCCGTGCCGCCCCCCAGCGAGTGGGTCAGCTGGAAGCCCTGCAGACAGTCACAGCTTTCTGACTCCTTCCTCACCACGTCCAGGACTGAGTCCACCAGTTCGGCTCCCTCAGTGTAGTGGCCCTTTGCCCAGTTGTTTCCTGCACCACTCTGGCctgccagagggaaaggagactCTTAGACACTAAAACATTAGGAATTCTGAATTTTGTCATTTGGCTATAGACTAATCTTAAGAGTTGCAGATTCTTCTCTTTTAGATACTCTTTTACCTATGGAAATTTTTCTGTACGTCAGTGATCCTCAAAAACACTGGACATCACAATAGGCTAAAAAGCAAGTTCAGTTCAGATGTAGTTATTAATTGATCAAGAAGATGGGTTAACAAAACccaaatggtttttgtttgtttgttttatttgaggaagagagtaagcgagagagagcaccgtagtggcagaggcagagggagaagcagactccctgctgagcagggagcccaactcaggcactcatcctgggaccctgggatcatgacctgagctgaaggcagatgcttaacccactgagataCCCAGGCATCCCGAAACCCAACTGGTTTTCAAATTAGGAACAGGAACcttgtgtaaatatttacattacaTACCATAAACGGGCAAGAACAGGGGTACAATATGGTCCCAAGAGAAGATGGGCTCCAAGAAGCTGGCCCCACTTCTGGTCCTAACCTGTGCCTTTGGCCTTGGGCTCTCTGACGTGCTTACCTGCTGGCCCTGGTCCTCTGACGTCACCAGCAGCCTGTCAATTCCTGCTGGAAGGCTAGTCCCTGCTCTGTATTCTTCACCTGTCACAGGCTGCTCTGtagtggcggggggcggggcagggaggagtAGGAGCCCTCTACAGGCTGACAACTGTTCTTTGAGCTGCCCAGAGGGGGGCCAGAGAAGGGGGCCGCCCCAGGATTAGGTGGAATTAGGCCAGGACCCAGGGCTCTCTGTGGACACAGTCTCCACCTTTGCATCCAACACTAAGAACTCTGATTTCCTCAGTGTTGAGAAGGGAAGTCACTGAGCCGGTTGCCATTGTCATGACTACATACCGAACACGAAGTTGTCTGGCCTGAAGATCTGGCCAAATGGCCCAGACCTGACGGAGTCCATGGTGCCCGGCTCCAGATCCACCAGGATGGCCCGAGGTATGTATTTGTTACCTGTGGGGAANCGTATTTGTTACCTGTGGGGAACACAGCCGGAATTAGACATGCAGCGGGCAAAGGAATCACAGACAAGGCTGTGCCCTATGCGCCTTTCACAGCTG
Above is a window of Ailuropoda melanoleuca isolate Jingjing unplaced genomic scaffold, ASM200744v2 unplaced-scaffold76069, whole genome shotgun sequence DNA encoding:
- the LOC105240041 gene encoding tubulin beta chain → MDSVRSGPFGQIFRPDNFVFGQSGAGNNWAKGHYTEGAELVDSVLDVVRKESESCDCLQGFQLTHSLGGGTGSGMGTLLISKIREEYPDRIMNTFSVMPSPKVSDTVVEPYNATLSVHQLVENTDETYSIDNEALYDICFRTLKLTTPTYG